In the genome of Hyphomicrobiales bacterium, one region contains:
- a CDS encoding Aldose 1-epimerase — MSQLERPSAGQNEVLCLSAGDAQATISLLGGELQSWAVGDRNLLWHGDPRHWESRAPILFPIVGRVRDDQLRLRGKSHPILRHGFAQHSLFEKVAHSKNAAALRLTSSTADTEIPLDFSLDLKVELTPAELRLGFVVKNTGADVLPYALGFHPAFLWPFDGGNLEDYSVWFDRQEVSLSPTITPDGLVGRELRSVPFDATRLPLEPDLFASGALIFLNAASRWMRYEAPSRRSITMSVENFPHLALWTKPTAPFVSLECWTSHGDPEDYWGDIYSKPSMILLKPDEVGTHQVRLLWQ, encoded by the coding sequence TTGTCTCAATTAGAACGTCCGAGCGCCGGGCAGAATGAGGTGCTCTGCCTGAGTGCTGGAGATGCGCAAGCGACGATATCACTCCTGGGTGGCGAGCTCCAATCCTGGGCGGTGGGAGACAGAAACCTCCTCTGGCACGGAGATCCCAGGCATTGGGAGAGCCGCGCCCCAATCCTGTTTCCGATTGTTGGCCGCGTCAGAGACGATCAACTGCGGCTTCGTGGCAAATCCCATCCCATTCTCCGCCACGGCTTCGCGCAGCATTCACTCTTCGAGAAAGTCGCGCACAGCAAAAACGCTGCGGCTCTCCGGCTGACCTCTTCCACCGCCGATACTGAAATCCCACTCGACTTTAGCTTGGATCTCAAAGTCGAGTTAACGCCGGCGGAGCTCCGCCTTGGCTTTGTTGTTAAGAACACCGGAGCAGACGTGCTACCTTATGCACTCGGCTTTCATCCTGCGTTCCTGTGGCCGTTCGATGGCGGCAACCTTGAGGATTATAGTGTCTGGTTCGATCGGCAAGAGGTCAGCCTATCTCCAACCATCACGCCTGATGGATTGGTCGGGAGGGAACTGCGATCAGTTCCTTTCGACGCAACCCGACTACCACTCGAGCCTGATCTCTTCGCCTCTGGAGCGCTGATTTTTCTAAATGCTGCGAGTCGTTGGATGCGATATGAAGCTCCCTCACGACGCTCAATTACAATGTCGGTCGAGAACTTTCCGCATCTCGCCCTCTGGACCAAGCCCACAGCGCCGTTCGTCTCTCTTGAGTGTTGGACTAGTCATGGGGATCCGGAGGACTATTGGGGAGACATCTACTCTAAACCTTCTATGATCCTCCTGAAGCCGGATGAGGTCGGCACGCATCAGGTTCGGTTACTGTGGCAGTGA
- a CDS encoding hypothetical protein (Evidence 5 : Unknown function), with amino-acid sequence MLREAVAENGMGFATKPQLIVSDAANNRKQDWGAALPMPGISVPEEVSVSHRPGLELATQE; translated from the coding sequence ATGCTGCGCGAAGCCGTGGCGGAGAATGGGATGGGATTTGCCACGAAGCCGCAGTTGATCGTCTCTGACGCGGCCAACAATCGGAAACAGGATTGGGGCGCGGCTCTCCCAATGCCTGGGATCTCCGTGCCAGAGGAGGTTTCTGTCTCCCACCGCCCAGGATTGGAGCTCGCCACCCAGGAGTGA
- a CDS encoding hypothetical protein (Evidence 5 : Unknown function): MRSSHHTTANLVQQFATEPLLVPRFVRWGPDKGDYRRARLLGLVIPEFDRIAMEEPTNIANSGKPILPLHLRPFLLAGVAVVLESGPEMLDLLRRHAIGVRREVFDAFAAEAIAQWVSVRAHSQKQLI; encoded by the coding sequence ATGCGGAGCAGCCATCATACCACAGCCAATCTCGTGCAGCAGTTTGCGACAGAGCCGCTTCTGGTCCCCCGCTTCGTTCGCTGGGGACCAGACAAGGGGGACTATCGGCGGGCGCGTCTGCTGGGGCTCGTCATCCCAGAGTTCGACCGGATTGCCATGGAGGAGCCGACCAACATCGCCAACTCCGGCAAGCCCATCCTGCCGCTCCATCTGCGCCCGTTCCTCCTCGCCGGCGTGGCGGTCGTTCTGGAAAGCGGACCGGAAATGCTCGACCTGCTTCGCAGGCACGCCATCGGCGTCCGACGCGAAGTGTTCGATGCCTTCGCAGCAGAAGCGATCGCTCAATGGGTCAGCGTGCGTGCCCATTCACAGAAGCAGCTTATTTGA